GCATACCTAACACCCGGAAGGGCGAACGGGTTGAACTTAACGGTTCCACTTGAATTGACGAGACCGGTCTGCGGGTCACCAACGAGGTTGAGGTCGAGAGCCCACCAAACGGCAATGCTCTTTATCAGGCTGACTGAATCACCGTACTGCTGGACAACGCTCTGGAGCTGGTTGTAGGGAGTCTCGTACCAGTAGAAGGCGTAGTCACCCTTAGCAACTGCCAGAAGGGCAGTCTGAGCGTTGCTGGTACCGTAAACATCAATCTCCTTCCAGTACGGGTCCCATGGAAGCGGCTGGCCATTGATCTTGTCGGTGGCAAAACCAATCCTCGTGTTGTTGGCGCGCTTGAGGACGACGGTGAGGCCCTTCGGATCGTAACTGTACACGTAGTACGGACCGTCACTTATGAGAATGTTCTTGTAGTTGTCAACCCACTTGATGACGTCGTTGTAACCTTCTTTGGCCATGTTAACGGTTATACCAGCCTGGTCCTCAGTGACACCCCACTTCTGGAGGTATGTGTTAATTCCGCTGTTATTGCTAAGCCAGATGGGTATTGGGTTGTTGAGGAGCTTCTGAGCCTCAGCCTTAAAGAGCTGGGCCTGCGTGGGGCTGATCATATCGAGCTGGTAGTCGACACCAGTGGAGGTGCTCCACGAGAACGTCTTGCCGTTAACGCCGTGGGCAACGGCTTCGCTCATGACGTTGTAGGTCTCCCATGGGAAGGCCGGCTGCTCCATGAAGTTTCCAACGGCGGTGCTCCAATAGTCGTATGGGACATAGAAATCCTGGTAGATGGTGTATTCGATGTAATCGTTAGTGACCTTGTCAACCTTAAGACCCTTAACGAGGGAGAGAACGCCCTGGTAGTTGTTGGCCCAAGCCTGGTCGTAGTACGGGTCGTTTTTGCTGTCTTGGTATGCCCACTCCCAGGTCATGGCGTAGTCGAAGAGGTAGTCGGCTAGGGTTATGGGCTGTCCATCCACCCACTGGCCAAGGCCGCACTTCCAGGTAACGGCACTCGCAGCCTTCTTACCAGCGTAGGGGTCAATCCACTTCTTCTGGGTTCCGTTCCAGATTATGGCATCGTCCGGAACGGTGACGTTGGTTGCAACGTTAACGAGCTGGCACTTGTAGTTGTGGTAGTGTGCATCTGGACCCACAACGTATGCCGGGTCATGAAGGAAGTACCAGATGCGGACAACGTAGACGTCGGTCATTCCACTGGGTGATGGATTGAAGACACCCATGAAGAGAGAGTTCTGGGACGCGAGCTGAACGATCTTAAGAACGTCGCCCTGCGGCTCCGCTGCACTTGCTGGTTTTGACACTACAAAAACACTAAACACCATCAAACCCATTATAAACAAACTGAAAACCTTCTTGTTCATATTCCACTGCCTCCTTTCAGTTTTGGCATGTCTGCCTTTCACAGGCCATGGCAGCATTAGTTTATACATTCAATCCCTTTTAAGGATTACGATAATCAGAGGGGCTATCACCGGGAGGGGCAAAAAATTTTAACGTCAATTAACGAAATGGGGAGCGTTGCTAGCCGGAAAATTTGAAGGAAAATTTTTTATTGATATGAAACAAAGGTCGTGCGGGCTTCAATGCACGAGCTCGTGATAAGAGGAAGGTTCCTAACATCCGAAGGGGTCTTTTGGAGGAGTCTCGGGATAGACCGGGGCGGGATAACAGAGATTTCAAAGGGTGAGCTTCCGGGAGAGAGGGTAATAGCACCTCAAAAGGAGGCCTTGATACTTCCGGGATTGATAGACACCCACGTTCACCTCAGGGACTTCCTCCAAAAGGAGAAGGAAACCGTTGAGAGCGGAACAAAGGCAGCCGTCCACGGGGGGATAACAGCAGTCTTTGACATGCCCAACACGAACCCACCCGTTATGGACAAGAGGACGTTTGAGAGAAGGCTGGAACTCCTAAAGAAACATTCCCACTCGGATTATGCCGTGGGGTTCCTAGTGGCAGGAAACTGCGGGGAAGCGGCTTCCGTCGATGCAGATTTCTACAAGATATTCATGGGGTCTTCCACGGGGGGAATATTCTCAGAAGACTTTGAGGCGGATTACTCATGCGCACCCGGCCCCGTGAGCGTTCATGCAGAAGACGCGGAGATTATAAGGGATAACCCGAAAAGACCGCCTCAAGCAGAGATAACGGCAATAAAACGCGCGGTAGAGGTCGCCAAAAAGATTAGGAAGCGCCTTAACATCTGCCACGTATCAACTGGCGAAGGGCTGGAAGAGATACTACAGGCAAAGCTGCCCTGGGTCTCGTTTGAGGCCACACCCCACCACCTCCTCCTGACCAGGAGAGACTACGAGAGAAATCCATACCTGAAGGTCTATCCTCCCTTGAGGGGAAATGAGGATAGAATGGCCCTCTGGAGGCACTTTAAAGAGATTCCAATTATAGCCAGTGACCACGCACCCCACACTCCAGAGGACAAGGAAAACGGCGCTGCTGGGATCCCTGGCCTGGAGACGGAGGTGGCCCTTCTACTGGACGGGGCATCGAGAGGCCTTCTAGAGTACACCGACATCGTGGAGAAGATGCACGACAACCCAATCAGGGCGTTTGGGATAAATGGAAGGAATTTCGAGGTGGGTGGAGAGGCCACGTTCACCGTAGTAGACCCCAAGATGGAATGGGTTGTTAAACCGGAGGAGTTTTATACAAAAGCCAAGTGGAGCCCCTGGGAGGGCAAAAAGCTGCGTGGGAAGGTTGTGATGACAATAATCCGTGGAGAAATCGTAATGGAGGAGGATGAAGTTCTGGAAAAGCCGGGAGGGGTGAGATTGAATGTTAACGGTAACGAGGATAAAAGAAGCCTTTGATGTAGCGCACAACGTTAAGGCCTTCCGACTCAACAGAAAGTTTGAGTTTACTCCAGGACAGTTCGTGATGGCGTGGATTCCCGGAGCTGGAGAAAAGCCATTCAGCCTGGCGGATGAGGACATGCTCGTGGTGAAGAAAGTCGGACCGTTCACGTCAAAGCTCTTTGAGCTTGGAACGGGGGACAGGCTCTGGATACGGGGACCGTACGGTAGAGGTTTTGAGCCAAAAGGGGAGAGAATCGCGCTCGTGGCTGGAGGGATAGGCATCCCCCCACTTTACGCTCTCACCAAACGGTGGAACAAAAAATTCAAGAGGATCACCTTAATCTACGGGGCCAAACGGAGGGAGGAACTTGTCCTCATAGACGTGGAGAAATACGTTGACGAACTCATAACGACCACGGACGACGGCTCTTCCGGGACGAAAGGGTTCCCCACGGATGTCTTGAGGGAGAGAAAAGACGAGTTCGACTTGGTCTACGCCTGTGGCCCGGAGCCCATGCTGCTGAAGGTTCTGGGGATAATGAATTACAGCCGCGTTCAGGTCTCGATGGAGAGGCGCATGAAGTGCGGAATTGGTGTCTGCGGGAGCTGCAATCTCGGGAAGTACCTGGTCTGCCGGGACGGACCGGTGTTTAAAGGAGATGAACTTAGAGAAGTCTTCGAAAACCCGAAGGTTTAAATCGATTAAATGGTTATAAAGATGTTAGGGGAAAGCCATGGGCCGCGAGGAGGTTGTTGTCGATAGAGAGGGCATGAGGGAGGACCTTCTCGGATGGAACATAAAAGAAGTGACAAAGCTCGCATTATCCTATGACTCAGCGTTCCAAATTTTAGTGGAACTATTGGAAGATAAGAACCCAATGGTCAGGGCAAACGCCCTCCAAGTAATAAAGGAGATGATAGGGTCCGGAACTCTCACACCCAAGAGAACGTCGATGGTGATAGACAAAATAATCAAACTTACAAAAGACGACAGCGAGAGGGTAGCCCTAAAGGCGCTTGAGGTCCTAAACAGCCTCCTTGAACGAGGGGAACTGAGGGAGGAGGAGTACGACAAAGTTACAGAGGCGTTGATGGATATAGTCAAGAGAGGTATGCCCATACTAAGTGAGTACGCCTCGGAGGGTCTTGGGAAAACTGGAGCAAGCGTGCTGAGGATAGCTAGAAAACTTATAGGGTGGCTGTTCAACCTCATCAGGTCATCCGAGGACCGGCAGGTCCAGAGCGCCGCGATATCGGCACTAGCTGAGATGGCTCACAGGACGGAGGACAGGAAGATATTCAATGAGATAGTCGATAAAACTGCGGACCTGCTCGAACACACAGACCCATACGTTCAGGAACGCGCACTCCTCGCCCTCGACAGAATGAGCACCAGAGCAGATATGATGACAAAGAGAAACAGGCTGAAGGTATTAAAAAAGGTCAAGGAAGTTCAAGGAAACATCAAACTGGCCTCCAAAGCCAACCTCCTCCTGGAGAAGCTGGAGAAGCTTGAAGGGGAAGAGCTCACTGAGAAAGTGGAAGTAAGGAAAAAACTTGAGGTAAGCGAGTACGGACCGGATGATGTTGAAAGGCTTCTGGATGCTGGAAGGGCAGATATAGTGGCCGAGATGGCAAAGCTTGACCCGATGGTGATGTCTCAAATACTGGAGATGCTAAACTCCGAAGACCCAACGAGAAAAATGGACGCCCTCTGGGTGCTTTCAAGGGTGGTGTCCCATCTTACCCCAACAGACGCATACTCGGTGCTCCCAACGCTGGGGGAGCTTTTGAAGAGCAGAAACCCGTGGACGCGAGAAACTGCCGCAGAAACCATGGCAGAGATATACGCCCTCTACCCCGGAACGGCAGGCTTTTTCACTTCACTCCTCGATGTCCTTCTCAAGTCCAACAGGCCGGCAGACGTTGAGGGTGCCCTTGAGTTGATAAGCGCCATACAAAAAAAGATGCCCACTGAGGAGTTCAACAGGGCAATAATAGACGTATTGTCCAAACTGATATCGCGGAAAGAGACGAGGGGTGTTGCCCTCCGTTTTCTAGCCAGAGAATCACAGAGGCTGCTAGAGATGGAACCCGAAACCCTACTTGCTCTAGAGAACACTGTAAAGAGTGTTTATGGGAGGGAAGGCGGGAAATACGACAACATAATAGCGGCGTTAGTTGATGCGATAGATGACATAATCAGGCTGAAAGCTGGAGAAGGGACCGGGAGAGCCCAGTAAACCTTAAGTTTTCAATATTGGGTTCAAAAAATCTTCTTAAATCTCCCCTTCTATTCTCAAGCGGTGGTAACCATGGAGAACGGGGACGTTATAGTTAAATTGAACGAGATTGAGGAGCTATTGGATAAGCTTGGGAAAGAACACCCAAAGGAAATAGCCGCATTCTCAAGGTTCCTGCGCGAGACACTCGACAACAAAGCTTTAACCACGAGGGAGAAGGAGCTCATCGCACTTGCCCTAGGCATCTCGGCTGGCTGTGAGTGGTGCATCTACCTCCACACTCAGAAGGCACTTGAAGCTGGTGCAAAACCGGAGGAGCTTCTCGAGGCGGGGCTGGTGGCGGTTCTCATGGCAGGAGGCCCAGCACTCATGCACCTCATCCCGCTCACGAAGGCTATAGAAGCCTTCAAAAAAGAGCATGGGGAAGGGTGAGTCCTCTTTCATTCTTCCGTGAGCTTCAGGATGGCCTCTGCAAGGTCACCCTTAGCCTCTTCTAGGGCTTTCTTTGCAGCCTCATAGTCAACCCCGGCCTGCTCCATGACGAGCTTTATGTCTTCCTCGGATATCTCCAGAACCTCACGGACTTCCTCGCTTCCGGGGACTATCTGATAGCTCTTCTCGCCCTGTGCGATAATTACGGTTATCGCAGGGTCCTTAAGGACTATCTCCTTGCCCTTCATCCTTATGACGACTTCCTCAACCCCTTCGAGCTCCTCCATCTTGATGCCCATCTGCTTCATGAGCTTCTTCATCTGCCTCGGATTCATTCCCATCATCTCCATCACCTGGGAGGAATTGGAAGGGGATTTTAAAAATGTTGGGAGAAACAAAA
This is a stretch of genomic DNA from Thermococcus sp. Bubb.Bath. It encodes these proteins:
- a CDS encoding HEAT repeat domain-containing protein produces the protein MGREEVVVDREGMREDLLGWNIKEVTKLALSYDSAFQILVELLEDKNPMVRANALQVIKEMIGSGTLTPKRTSMVIDKIIKLTKDDSERVALKALEVLNSLLERGELREEEYDKVTEALMDIVKRGMPILSEYASEGLGKTGASVLRIARKLIGWLFNLIRSSEDRQVQSAAISALAEMAHRTEDRKIFNEIVDKTADLLEHTDPYVQERALLALDRMSTRADMMTKRNRLKVLKKVKEVQGNIKLASKANLLLEKLEKLEGEELTEKVEVRKKLEVSEYGPDDVERLLDAGRADIVAEMAKLDPMVMSQILEMLNSEDPTRKMDALWVLSRVVSHLTPTDAYSVLPTLGELLKSRNPWTRETAAETMAEIYALYPGTAGFFTSLLDVLLKSNRPADVEGALELISAIQKKMPTEEFNRAIIDVLSKLISRKETRGVALRFLARESQRLLEMEPETLLALENTVKSVYGREGGKYDNIIAALVDAIDDIIRLKAGEGTGRAQ
- a CDS encoding carboxymuconolactone decarboxylase family protein yields the protein MENGDVIVKLNEIEELLDKLGKEHPKEIAAFSRFLRETLDNKALTTREKELIALALGISAGCEWCIYLHTQKALEAGAKPEELLEAGLVAVLMAGGPALMHLIPLTKAIEAFKKEHGEG
- a CDS encoding dihydroorotate dehydrogenase electron transfer subunit, which encodes MLTVTRIKEAFDVAHNVKAFRLNRKFEFTPGQFVMAWIPGAGEKPFSLADEDMLVVKKVGPFTSKLFELGTGDRLWIRGPYGRGFEPKGERIALVAGGIGIPPLYALTKRWNKKFKRITLIYGAKRREELVLIDVEKYVDELITTTDDGSSGTKGFPTDVLRERKDEFDLVYACGPEPMLLKVLGIMNYSRVQVSMERRMKCGIGVCGSCNLGKYLVCRDGPVFKGDELREVFENPKV
- a CDS encoding nascent polypeptide-associated complex protein, with the translated sequence MMGMNPRQMKKLMKQMGIKMEELEGVEEVVIRMKGKEIVLKDPAITVIIAQGEKSYQIVPGSEEVREVLEISEEDIKLVMEQAGVDYEAAKKALEEAKGDLAEAILKLTEE
- a CDS encoding dihydroorotase, which translates into the protein MHELVIRGRFLTSEGVFWRSLGIDRGGITEISKGELPGERVIAPQKEALILPGLIDTHVHLRDFLQKEKETVESGTKAAVHGGITAVFDMPNTNPPVMDKRTFERRLELLKKHSHSDYAVGFLVAGNCGEAASVDADFYKIFMGSSTGGIFSEDFEADYSCAPGPVSVHAEDAEIIRDNPKRPPQAEITAIKRAVEVAKKIRKRLNICHVSTGEGLEEILQAKLPWVSFEATPHHLLLTRRDYERNPYLKVYPPLRGNEDRMALWRHFKEIPIIASDHAPHTPEDKENGAAGIPGLETEVALLLDGASRGLLEYTDIVEKMHDNPIRAFGINGRNFEVGGEATFTVVDPKMEWVVKPEEFYTKAKWSPWEGKKLRGKVVMTIIRGEIVMEEDEVLEKPGGVRLNVNGNEDKRSL